From the Pseudomonadota bacterium genome, one window contains:
- a CDS encoding biopolymer transporter ExbD, with protein sequence MIKSRKKRAIYEVQMPLTSLIDIVFMLLIYFLLTTNFMVDEGIKIKLPQAKASKPQVEESITIFVDKDGRSYLNDQVVTIGELFNKVKDMVGNDKDKLVVVRSDRGVILNKVVKVMDVAKAAGAGRLCLATEKDF encoded by the coding sequence ATGATTAAAAGCCGTAAAAAGAGGGCAATTTATGAAGTGCAGATGCCGCTTACCTCACTTATTGATATTGTTTTCATGCTGCTGATTTATTTTCTTCTGACTACCAATTTTATGGTGGATGAAGGAATAAAGATCAAGCTTCCTCAGGCGAAAGCATCAAAGCCCCAGGTGGAGGAATCCATCACAATATTTGTGGATAAAGACGGCAGATCATATCTAAACGACCAGGTCGTTACGATAGGCGAACTTTTCAATAAGGTGAAGGATATGGTCGGGAATGACAAGGATAAACTGGTAGTGGTAAGGTCCGACAGGGGAGTAATACTCAACAAGGTGGTCAAGGTTATGGATGTCGCCAAGGCCGCCGGAGCTGGCAGGCTTTGTCTTGCTACGGAAAAGGATTTTTGA